In the Candidatus Methanoperedens sp. genome, AAAAAGACTCGATCAGCGATATGCAAATGTTTTCATGTCCCAGGAATTGCTTGGATTATATTAAGAGAGTCTGGATTAGAATAAAGACTAAAACATATATTTTAATTAATATTCAGCTTGCCATAAATATTTCGGAAGTTTGGGTAAAGTTCGGGAAAAATGATATGTATAGATTCCTTTATACAAATAATATGCAAGTTAAATACAATGGTGGTCATGCAGGGCAGGTTGTGGATTGTGGAAATAAAGTCATCATGATATTGGCTGCTGTCCAATATTTCTAAAACAGTTTACATATCGATATATATATATATATTAAGAATATCAAATTATTAATTCGGATAGGGATAGGCATATATTAGACAGAATTAATGAAAAGGAAATGTTGCTCAGACGAATCGCTGAATTGGAAAAATTAGAAACAGAGCAGAGGCGGACAATAGAAATTTTGCAGGGGAGTGAGAACAAGTATAGGATATTGCTTGAAAATCTGCCCCAAAAAATATTCCATAAAGATTTAAACTCTGTCTATGTATCCTGTAACAATAACTATGCCCGTGATTTGAAAATTCAGCCTGATGAAATTATTGGAAAGACAGACTATGATTTCTATAACAGGGAGCTGGCTGAAAAATATAGGGCAGACGACAAAAGGATTATGGAGTCTGGTAAGGCAGAAAACATAGAAGAAAAATATATTCAAAATGGACAGGAAGTCTTCGTTCAGACAGTAAAAACACCTCTTAAAGATGAGAAAGGCAACATAATTGGTTTATTGGGTATTTTTTGGGATATTACTAAACATAGGCAGACTGAGGAGGCGCTGAAGGAGAGTGAAGAGCTTTACCGCACGATAATTGAAAATTCAAATGATATGATATGGACTTTAGATACCGAAGGGTATTATCAATTTGTCAATAAACGTATTGAGGAATTTAGTGGATTTAAACTGGATTACTTCCTGGGGAAATCATTTACTCAGTTTATCGATAAGAAGGATTTACCAAATGTTATCGATTGTTTTCACAAGGCATTAAATGGAGAACCTCAACAATATGAGGCATCAGTTTATAAAGAAGATGGAACCAACTTTTTTCTTTTAGTTAATACAGCTCCCATATATTCTAAAGGAAAAGTTGTGGGAACAGTGAGTTTTGGCCGGGATATAACAGAACATAAAAAAACAGAAGAACAGGTTAAAGAATCTCTTAAACGAAAATTAAAGAACACCAGTAAACAAAATAGACTCCTATATTATCTGATCGAAGGAACACGTGGAGGAAAGACCCGCGCATTAATCTTGAAATACCTTACCAAAAAATCTTATAATGCCAATCAATTGGCAACCATTTTGAATATGGATTATAAAACTATCAGGCATCATCTTAAGGTTTTAGTAAAAAATGGAATTATTACGAAAAAACACAATGGGTACTTTAATTTATATTTCCTTTCAAATAATATCGCAGAAAATCTAAATAATTTTGATGATGAGAAATTAAAATTATGATTTCTGCACAAATGAAAATTTAAAAAGCGAAATGGGCCCGTTGCGATTTGAACGCAAGACCTCTCGGTTATCAGCCGAGCGCTCCACCTGGCTAAGCTACGGGCCCGAGACTACCGCCCATATTACGCCATCCAATTTAAACCTTATCTTTGTGGAACAGGTATCGAGCCGCCAGAATTCAAAAATAATCGATACCTTTATCATTTATTAAGCACTATCCAACTCACCCTTTCAGGGCCGGTAGCTCAGGGGTAGATCGCTCCCTTGGCATGGGAGAGGCCTCGGGTTCAATTCCCGACCGGTCCATAAAACAAGTTCAATACACTCTTTTATTTTCAATACTGCTCTAATGATAATAGTAATGCTGCCAGTTGTCCTCACGAAAAAACACTTTGCCCAATAAGTAGTTTACATAATACACAAAATCAATCAAAGGTTTATCTTCCACTCTTGAAGTATCTTCCCAAACAATGTAAATAATGCAAACAAGATGCCCACGGTCAAGATAAGTGTAATGAAGGTAACAGTATCAGTCAAAACTCCTGCAATTCCAGATTGAAGGATTCCAATGACTGCACCAAGAACAAGACCATATATGAACCCTACTTTCAAGAGATTTCCCTTGGCATCATTTTCTGGCCTTTTATAACCATATACTATTCCTGCAATAAAAATCAGAATTTCTGATAGGCCTATCATTTATCTCTCACCAAGTGCCTTAATATACCTTTCCCTTATATAACCAGTCGATAATATTTTTAGGCCTGTGTATACATAATTATATGAACTTCTCTGTAAATACAAAAAATAAATATGAGTAAAGAACTGGAGAGGTTTAAAGAAAGAGAAATGAGTTTCCTCAAAGGAGGAGAAGGTGAACCTTTTTTACTTTTACATGGTATTCCGGGATCAGCTTTTACATGGGAATCTGCGGGTATGCTGCTTGCTGACCACTATCAGGTAATTATTCCAGACTTTCTGGGATTTGGACAATCTGATCCTCCAAAAGATGATTATTAATATCATGAATTTCATCGGAAATAAAAAGATAATGGAGATGAAGTTATGAAAACTTCTATTTCAAAAACACTTCTTGCAGGTCTGGCAGGAGGTGCAGCGCTGAATTTCATAATGTTGCTAACATTCCGTCTGCTTGGTTTTGGCTGGAATGGAGGAGGCATATTGCTTGACCCATCTATCCAGAGTCACAAACTTATCGCGGTATGGACTCAAATAGAGCCACTTCCTCTGATTGTATCAAATCCGTCTCCAATCATCATTGGGTTAATCCTATTTGGAATAGGTCATGCCTTCATTTATCAATGGCTCGCACCTGCATGGCCCCCTAAGATAAAAGCAAGAGCATGGCGGATGGCTGCACTTATATTCTTTCTCTCTTTTCTCTTCTGGGAGTTCTTCACTCCATTTAACCAGTTCGGTGAGCCTCCCCAACTGATAGGTCTGGAATTAATTTTCTGGGCAACCATTGCTATTGGTGAATCGTTTGTCATTGCCATAGTGTCCGAATGGAAACCTGCTGCACCCAATTGATTTTTCTCTTAAATATTGTCTGCCATCAATTCAAATGTTCCATTTACACCATTGACGTCCACGGTGTATTTTCCCGCTTTCAATCCATAAACGTCGAGCGAAATCGCTTCCTGGAAGGGTACAATAACCTGTGTGCAAAATGTATCCACAGGTCGAACTGTTTTGATGCGGACTGAAAAAGTGTTATCCTTTTTTTCTTTCGTGATTCCGTCAATCCTGGTGCAGCCATCAGGCAGATAGCCTCTGGCGTTGACTTTTATCTGAACAGGAAATGATTCAAGAACCATTATCTCAATACTTTCAACAGTGGCATTTCCATAACTGAATTTACCAGTGTTATTATTCTCCTTGTCCGGGGAATCAGATTCATTGCCCGATAATAATGTTTCAGTTGTTTTTAATTCTCCGTTTTCCACCCAATCGAACTGGACGGTAACGTTTACTACTGTTTTTGGAACTGTCTTCTCTCTTAAATATTCTGAATCAAATTCCATTACATTCCCTTTGTTCGCAAGTAAGTCCCCTCCGACCGGAACATTTTTCCTGACGACTTTATTGTGGGCAGCGTCTGCAAATATTATTGTGGCAGTCAAATTCTTAGCAACCAGATTCCCGTCATTCCAGAATGTCCCGTGTACTTTTATACTTTCAATTTCTGTATTATTTTCTACTGCCCCCTGCGAAATACCGACATCGCTAACAATGTGTACATATTTATTTTTTTGCAGAGGGGCAAACCATAACAGTATGATTATGGCAAAGACTGCCAATGCGATATAAAATATTGTTCTTTTCTTCATGGGATTGAAATCTTACTACTACCTATTTAATAACTTCTGGTTTTATTTCTGTTGTGAGTTCTCCGTCATTGAGCAATACTACCCTGCTCACATATTTCATATCATCAGGTTCATGCGTTACCATCTGGATAGTCAGTTGCATATCTTTATTTAACTTCTGAAATAAATCAATAATCTGTTTTGATGAAGCAGTGTCAAGATTTGCAGTTGGCTCATCTGCAAACAATATATCAGGCTTGTTTATCAGCGCTCTTGCGATCGCTACACGCTGCTGCTCACCTCCTGACATCTCACGGGGACGGTGATTCAGCCTTGTCCCAAGTCCGACCTGTTCCAGCACTTGTATCCCGGCTTTTATATAGTCATCCTTACTCCTCCCCAGCGCCATTGCAGGAAGATAGACATTTTCAAGCGCAGTAAGCTCAGGCAAAAGTGCATACTCCTGGAAGACATAGCCAAATTTTTCAAGACGGAATCTCGCCTTATGGGATTCAGAAAGACCCAGAATATTTTTTCCCCGGAAAATGATCTCGCCAGATGAGGGAGTATCGAGCAATCCGAGCTGGTGCAGCAGTGTTGATTTACCGCTACCGCTCTTACCCATTATGGCAGCAAATTCACCTCGTTTGATGTCCAGCGTGACATTATTCAATGCTCTCACTTTCACCTCTCCCATAGTATAAATCCGGGAAAGGTTTTTTATTTCAATGAGTTTTTCATCTCCGGTCATTTCATTCACCCCATATCGCATCTATTATCGTTTTACGGACAGCTAACCACGAAGGTATAAAACCAGCCGCAAGAGCTGCTATGATAAGGCTTATTGCATTCATCGAAACCTTTTCAGGAAGAATCATTAATGAAGCAAGGCCGATGGGAAATTTCAATGGATGTTCGATGAACCATGGTTTCAGGGCAAAAAATATTATTATCAGACCAATAAATATGCCGCTTACCACAATGAAAATCGCCTGGAAGATATACGATTGTATGATTATGGATTCTTCTATTCCAACAGCCCTTAAAATCCCTATCTGCCTTCGCTTGCTGATAGTACTGGTATAGACTATTATAAAAATAGTAATGACCGCAACGAACAGGCCGATAGCAGATATCATCATTGAGATCATATTAAAGCTGTTGGTTATGTTTTTTACCATGCCGGCATAGACAGTCCAGGGTTTGATCTCTTCTTTAATACCCATCTCTAAAAACTGTTTTATGTACCGGTCTTCATTTCCATTATCCCTGGTCTTGACCAGTATTTGTGAAGCTTTGTCTTCCAGGCCGATTACTGATTCCATCTCTTTCTGGCTGATGTATGCCATTGTATTGGTTTGTATGAAATTCGCATCATAAATTCCCTTTACCCTGTAGCTCTTTTTAACGCCATTATTGAACAGCACATCTATATTATCACCAACTTTAACTCCAAGTGAAGTATATTCAAGATCACCTCCATACCCTCCTGCAATCTCTTTTCCAAGCAGGATCTCGTTCTCGTCAAGCCTGCTAAGGTATTTGCCAGCAATCAGATATTTATAATTTGTAGTAACTTTTATCTCATTATCCGGATTAATGGAACGAACTGTCCATGTCCCATGTTTATCCTTATATGAAAGTGTCGCACCCGTTACATACTGTGATGAGATGCCCACTACACCTGGAACGCCTTTTATCTTTTGTTCCAGGGAATAAACATCGCTTATATATTTCTCATCATTTGTGGGTTCGATCACTACGTTACTATATAGGGAGTTAATTACCTGATTGTTAGTTGCCTCAGTCACTCCAAGAAAAATTGAACCTATAAATACTAAATTTACAAAGATCAAGGACATTATAAAGATTATTAAAAGTTGTGTGCTTTTACTTCCTTTCATCATTGATCTGGATGCCAGGAACATCGATAGTTTAACGTTATTAAACATATGCCCTCTTCATTTAGTATTATTAGAGTTTTTCTTTCTGCGGTGTAGATAATATGCCCCGCCCACTATGATCGGCAGAGTCACGATAACCGGTGCAGCCATGCCATTTTCATTCGGATTGCTCACATAGAGATTTAATGATTCAGTGACAGTCCGGACACCGAGATCGTCTTCGAATTCGATATTAGCAGAATAAGGAATATCGCCTCCTTTCTCTGCAAAGAAGGTAAAAACGCCTGGTGCGTCGTCATCGGGTTTGATCTTGCCAAGGAAAGCGGTTCTTGTCCCTTTAAATGGGCCATCAAGGTTGACTTTCGCAGATTTCGCCTCACCGGTTCCTGAATTTTCAATGCGCATGTTCACAGTGACAAGGTCGCCTTCTGCCGGATTTTGCGGTTCGATTTTCAAGTCTGAAATCGCAAGTTCTGCTTTACCAAGTACCCGGATGCCTGCAAAGCTTTTAGAACTTATGTTTTTCCCATTCTCATCCCTGTAATCCAATTGGATGGGTATTGAGTATGATGAAATTTCAGTCTTGTCTTTAATCTGGATAGCATAGCTCAATTGAATTGATTCCCCGGGATCAAGTCTTTTTAGGACCTTTGTATCAGCATCCAGGGATACAAACGGAAGATTGCTCGTTGCTGCACTTACCTGTACTTCCCGCGCAATACCGGTTCCAGCATTTGAGACCGAAAAACCAATATCAAACGTATCCTTCGGGCTTATGCGGAGAGGATTTATTGTGATGTTAGAGACCACAAGTTGCGGTAGCCCACGAACCATTACCTTGAAAGTTTTGTTTATTTCAAGTTGCTGTTCATTGCTTATTCCGTGTTCCCGGAATTCAATCTCGTAGGCACCAGAAGCTGTATCAGGATCTACATGAAGCAGATAGGTTTCAACAATAGTGCCATATTTGACAATTTTTCCCTCATAGATAATACGGTCATTTTCATTTTTGAGTTTAATTGGCGAGTCCGGAAGAATCTCGATCCTTACATTTTCCGTATCTGCACCTTCATTTTGAATCCTTATGGAAAGCGTCAGGTCCTGCCCGGGTTCAACAGGCTGGGGGGAGATCTGGTCCAGTACGATATCAAGTTCAGCATTAGCAGGAGAAATTATGGTTATTAGAGCAAATGCTGCAACTATAGTTAATAGTTTTTGTTGTTTATTCATTTATTTTCACCTCTTTTATTGATGATCGTCTTCAACTCAGACATTGATATGCCCAGGTCTATTACACCGAATTTGCCCGCAACCCTGAGGATTTCGCCCTCAACAATCTTGATCTCATCGATCTCCAGAGTGCCTCCGAACTCGAATTCCTCCTTGTAGTCGCATCTGATTTTGAGGTCTTTTATCATGTTTGGCTTCAGGGTCACATAGAATGTAAATTCGTTTCCGATCATTGTTGTATCACAAATGAAAAAGGGACTTGGAAAAGCTTAAATAAAATCTGGCACGACTGTTGAGTTATACAACAAGCATATAACAAAGGTTACACAAATGTAACAAGGAAAACGATGAAAGTCTACGAACTCTTCGCGGAACTGTCCCCAGAAAAAAGGATCGATATACTCCAAACCCTGGATGAAAAATTGGGTGATGGTATAAAAAGCTATATGTGGTACATGTCAGATGATTTTCCCAGGCACCATCTGCCCAATATAGAAAAAAAACTGGAACAAGATAGAGAATAAAAGTATGATCCTAATTAGCCCAATGCTGTTCCTTTTGATCAGATCTATATTTTTTCTTTGTATTTGATTGTTCATAATTACTTCTTTTCCGATTTCCACTTACTGCAAAAATTGTTGCAGATGCGGCGGGAGACCATTGACCATTACATGGGCTATCATTCCGAGCACCAGAAGTATAACCAGTATTGCAGCAATGGTGATAATCGATTTCATGTTAATTTTTATCATTTTGTGTCACCTCCTTTCATGTTCACCCGTAAGCCAGAACCTGCTGCACAGGCAATCGAGTTTCGCGCCATGCAGGGTAAGCACTTGCAAAAGTGCCAATGAATATAACAAGGATTAGCCATAGTGCCACTGCTATTGGAGGAAAGACATGCTCCAGATCGGTGTGGATGAAGATATTACCTGCAAAATTGCCGATGATCACACTGAGCGGTCGTGAGATCATGATAGCAGCAAGCCAGCTCAGGACACTTATAACAATCCCCTCGACAACAACGATCTGTAGCACATCATCAGAGCAAGCGCCTATGGCTCGCATAATACCGAATTCGCGCGCGCGTTCCATCACGTTTATTCCCATTGTGGAAGCCAGAGCCAATCCGCCAACAGCAGCGACTAATGCCGCCATTAACAGCAGGAACACCTGGATGACCACCAGGTGATCTTTTAACACCTGCAATCGTTCTGTACTCGGACTGACTGAAATACGATCCAAACTGGCATCATCAAACTGTTCTTCAAGCTGCCGGGTCATTGCCTTCAACGAAGCGTCACTGTGCCTGTCAGTCTTGATACGGATGTCTGCGGTCTTATCTTTCATACCCGTAATGTGAGACAGATAGTCGAGGTTGACATATGCGGAAGCTGCAATATTTTGTCCACGCCTGCGTGCGCCCAATTCACGTACGGCGCCAACCACAGTCCATTCCATTTCCTTATTACCGGTTTTAAACCTGATCCGGTCACCAACTTTAATTCCCTGTGCCTCCAGCAGTTCATGGTTGATGACAAGAGCGTTCGTATCGTCCAGTCGCAGCCAGCGCCCCTCAATAACCGGGAAGGAGATCATATCAGTATCAGGCGGCACTCCATTGAGTGTAAAAATGATAGAAGTGTCATCAGTATCATCTGAAAGTTTTCGTACCGCTACAGTTTGCACCCAGCTCTCCACACTTGATACACCCGGCACAGCACGAACCGTTTTTTCAACATACTCCGCAGGGTAGGGCTGGCTAAATTTCACCTCAATGTCATCGTGACGGGCAGCCATTGCTATATCGATTGTGTTTGTCCACGATGCCCCGACATTGATAGCGCTCATGAACGTTGCGCCTCCAACTGCCAGGATACCGATCGTCAGCAGCATACGTGACCTCTGTCGGAAAGCATTACGCAGCGAAACCAACAACGGACGACCAATGCCGCGTATGCCGGAAATGAGTTTATCAATACGGTTTGTACCGAATTGCCCATATCCAGTGCCATAATCACTAATAGCCTGCTTGACTGTTATCCGGCTGCCCCTGTATACCGGAAAGGCGGCAGCCAGAAGCGGCACAGACAGACCCACGAAAATCTGGACAGCGTATACCCAGTACGGGATGTAGTTACTGGTGATGTTGAAATTCAGTACCTTAGCAGTAAATGCAGCAAATCCCCTGCCAGCCCAGATTCCTGCAGGAATACCAATGACAAGACCTGCAATACCAAGCAGCAGAACCGTGCCAAAATAGAGTCCGGCAATCTGGTAAGTCCTTGCCCCAATGACCTTCATCACACCGATTTGTCTTATCTGCTGGGCGAGTAAAGCAGAGATTGTGCTTGTGACAAGTATGCTGCTAAGGATAAGAGCGAGTATGCCGAACGCCTCTAATAAGAACAACAATGAATCCATCTGGCCGGCTTGCGGATGTTTTCCTGCATTTGGGATTTCCACAAGTGAAACATTATATCCGCGATCCTCCAGATCATCTTTTACCTGCAAAGCTATGTTGCTGGCATCCTTTGTATTTTTGGCAACTATAGTCAGCTCATTCAGGGAGCGTGTCTCGCCGAGCCATTCAAGGGTATTGATGGTTATGTAGCCGTAAGCTACATTATCTACCCAGCCAGGTGACTGGCCTGGGTCATGGACGATCCCGCTAATGCGCAGGTCGTGATCCTTTCCGTTATTCTGGGTCTGTATCACTACAATGTCACCGATATTTTTGTTAATAAGCGGCAAAGCAGAGCGTTCGATCAGTATTTCCCGGTCAGCAGGCGGCCAAGTGCCTCGCTCGAGCTTAAAAGTAGACACTCGCAGATCGTCAAAGTCATGTATCACAGATAGTAAGAGCCTGCGCCAATCATCTTGTCCGACAAGGAGGCGAGCCATGACAACACGCCGCGCCTGTGCATCTGCAACTCCGTTTAGTTTTTCTACATGTTCAGCCAGCTTCTCATCTGCATTATCTGTGTACAGGATAATTGATGCGGGATTTGTGGCAAGGAAGTTTGCGTCTATTTCTTGGGTCAGGATAGCATAGCCTGCCAGGACGGAGCCAGCGCCGAAAATCCCGATAGCGATAGCCAGTACTACCAGCAAGGTGCGCGACTTGTTAAGCCACATATCACGCAGCACTTTGCGCCAGCGTACACTGATCACAGGGTATCACTTCCGTTTACAACCCGTCCGTCCGCTAATTTGATCACGCTTGAAACCCACGGAGTTATGTCACGTTCATGTGTCACCATCACGATGGTTTTGCCCGATGCTGAAAGTCCTTTGAAAAGCAGTAAAATTGCCTCTGCTGTGCGTGAATCAAGATTGCCGGTCGGCTCATCAGCCAGCAGCAGCGCCGGATCATTTGCCAGTGCCCTTGCAATAGCGGCACGCTGCTGCTGACCGCCGGAAAGGAGGGAGGGCATCTTATCAGCCTGCTCCCTGATACCCACTAGTTCCAGAAGGCCAAACGCCCGTCCCATTCTTTCGCGTGCCGGGATAGCATTGCTAAAATCCATTGGCAGCATCACATTTTCAAGGATGGTCAGTGTGGGTAGAAGCTGGAAGAACTGGAACACGAAACCGACATTGTGCCCGCGCCATTTTGCAAGTTGATCCTGGTCAAGGGTATGGACTTGAGTATCGCCTATCCATATTTCCCCCGATGTCGGGCTGTCGATTCCACCCAGCATATTAAGCAGGGTCGATTTCCCACTGCCTGATTTGCCGATTACGGCAACAAACTCACCGGGCATCACCTGAAGATCAACTTCCCGAAGGGCATGGAATGCACCTCCTGCACCTTCATGGGTCTTCGTGACCTTTTTCAGCCGGATCAGATTTTCACCATGCATGATTTATCACCTCTTTTTTGTGATCTTTTTTTATCATCAAGAGAAAAAAGGACTTGACAATGCTTAAATAAAATCTGGCACGAATATGGAGTAAGACAACAGGCATGTAACAAAGGTTACACGGATGTAACCGGGAAACATTATGAAAGTCTATGAGCTTTTCACGGAACTGTCCTCAGAAAAAAGGCTGGGCATACTCCAGACCCTGGATGAAAAACCGATGACCTTTACAGGTTTGATCAAAAAAGTTGATATAAATTCGACAGAAGCAACAAGACAACTATCAAGATTAGCCCAAACGCGATTAATCGAGAAAAAAGGGGATGGGAATTATTATAATACACTTTTCGGAAAACTGGTCATATCCAGCATACAAGATCTGGCCTTCATATCCGAGAAATCAGGATACTTCCTGGAACACGACACTTCATATATCCCACTCCATCTTCTAAGACAAATAGATGCCCTATCTAAGGGTGAGATCGTAACAGGTGTCTATAATATTTTAAACACCCATGAAAAATTGAGCGAAGGTGTAAAAGGGTATTTCTGGAACATGTCGGATGATTTTCCCAGGCACCATTTGCCCAATGTCGAAAAGGCGTTGGAACAGGGAATGGAGATCAGGGTAATATTTCCGAAAAACCTGATCCCCACTTTAAAGCTTGGCGAAAAAATCAGGGAAAAAATACAGTTCAGGGCATTGGACGATGTCAAATTATCTGTTATGACGACAAACAGGTTTTCCATGCTCAAACTACCAGGACCGGATGGAAAGATCGATCACAATACTGCCATATTCGGCCATGATGAAAGGTTCAGAGAGTGGTGCGAAAATCTCTTCCAGTACTACTGGGAAACAAAATGTTATCCTTGAACAATAATTGAAAATTGGGATGAATCCATGGCACCGCCGTGTGCTCTTAGAAATACATTTGCTGCTTCACTTCCCCATCCGGCACTATTTATTATTATTCCCAGTCCTGCAATGAATGTTATTAAAGATACTTTAGGTAAAATTTGAAGTTTTAGTTTATCCATAATTATATACTCTTATTTCAGTATTCACTGATTTTTTTGCCTACAAATATAATTTATGCCCGTATTATCTTATTTTCTTTGAGTAAAATCATCAGATGGCTGTGGTTCTCGTGGCTCGGATCATCTTGGCAATCCTCACTCTGCGTGGTCTGTTATCCCATTCGGTGTTCTTATCTGGAAGGGTTTTTCGATCACAAGCATTAAGGCAATATGCGGTTAGTTTGATTGATGATACAAAAATCAGGATTTATCAGGGCATGCTATTATTTTGGCGCAGCAGCCGATCTAATTGCATCACTTCCTTTAATTTTCCCGGAAATTGCAAAATTTATGTTCGGATTGGCCAGTCTCAACGCCGATAACGGTTATCTATATGTTTCCAGGATTGGAGCTTCACTGATGCTTGGTTGGACATTATTGCTTGTCTGGGGTAGTTTTAAGCCAATAGAAAGAAAAGGGATTTTACTTTTGACTGTTTTTCCGGTCTTAACAGGTTTATTGGTATCTTCAATCCTGGTTTTAAATTCCGGGTTCATAGAAACAGAGTTCATGCTCCCATTATGGATATTTTATGCAATAATAATTCCATTATATATATACGCATATATTCTTGCGGGCAAAATAGAGACATGGAACTTTATACAGAAATCGAAATAAAGGCGTCACCGGAACGCGTGTGGCAAATCCTAACGGATTTTGCCAGTTACCCTCTGTGGAATCCATTCATACGCCGGGCAAGCGGCAAACCGGAAAAGGTAAACACCTTGAAGTTTATCTTCAGCCGGAAGGTGCTAAAGGAATGACCTTTCGGCCCCGTGTTCTCATATCAGAACCTGGTCGTGAACTGAGATGGCTTGGGCATTTAGTGATACCCGGCCTGTTCGACGGTGAGCACATTTTCATCATCGAGCCACTTGTTGCAGGAGGTGTGCAATTTATACAGCGAGAAATCATTACAGGCCTGTTAGTTCCCCTTTTTGCGCGCAGGCTGGATACTGAAACACGCAGGGGTTTTGAAGATATGAATCAAGCTCTCAAACTGGAAAAGCTTAAATAAAGTCTGGCACGAGTGTGGAGTTATACAACAAGCATATAACAAAGGTTACACAAATGTAACAAGGAAAACGATGAAAGTTTACGAACTCTTCGCGGAACTGTCCTCAGAAAATAGGCTGGCCATACTCCATACCCTGGATGAAAAACCGATGACATTCACCAGTCTGATCAAAGAAGTTGACATTA is a window encoding:
- a CDS encoding PAS domain S-box protein encodes the protein MLLRRIAELEKLETEQRRTIEILQGSENKYRILLENLPQKIFHKDLNSVYVSCNNNYARDLKIQPDEIIGKTDYDFYNRELAEKYRADDKRIMESGKAENIEEKYIQNGQEVFVQTVKTPLKDEKGNIIGLLGIFWDITKHRQTEEALKESEELYRTIIENSNDMIWTLDTEGYYQFVNKRIEEFSGFKLDYFLGKSFTQFIDKKDLPNVIDCFHKALNGEPQQYEASVYKEDGTNFFLLVNTAPIYSKGKVVGTVSFGRDITEHKKTEEQVKESLKRKLKNTSKQNRLLYYLIEGTRGGKTRALILKYLTKKSYNANQLATILNMDYKTIRHHLKVLVKNGIITKKHNGYFNLYFLSNNIAENLNNFDDEKLKL
- a CDS encoding alpha/beta fold hydrolase: MSKELERFKEREMSFLKGGEGEPFLLLHGIPGSAFTWESAGMLLADHYQVIIPDFLGFGQSDPPKDDY
- a CDS encoding ABC transporter ATP-binding protein, whose amino-acid sequence is MTGDEKLIEIKNLSRIYTMGEVKVRALNNVTLDIKRGEFAAIMGKSGSGKSTLLHQLGLLDTPSSGEIIFRGKNILGLSESHKARFRLEKFGYVFQEYALLPELTALENVYLPAMALGRSKDDYIKAGIQVLEQVGLGTRLNHRPREMSGGEQQRVAIARALINKPDILFADEPTANLDTASSKQIIDLFQKLNKDMQLTIQMVTHEPDDMKYVSRVVLLNDGELTTEIKPEVIK
- a CDS encoding FtsX-like permease family protein, with protein sequence MFNNVKLSMFLASRSMMKGSKSTQLLIIFIMSLIFVNLVFIGSIFLGVTEATNNQVINSLYSNVVIEPTNDEKYISDVYSLEQKIKGVPGVVGISSQYVTGATLSYKDKHGTWTVRSINPDNEIKVTTNYKYLIAGKYLSRLDENEILLGKEIAGGYGGDLEYTSLGVKVGDNIDVLFNNGVKKSYRVKGIYDANFIQTNTMAYISQKEMESVIGLEDKASQILVKTRDNGNEDRYIKQFLEMGIKEEIKPWTVYAGMVKNITNSFNMISMMISAIGLFVAVITIFIIVYTSTISKRRQIGILRAVGIEESIIIQSYIFQAIFIVVSGIFIGLIIIFFALKPWFIEHPLKFPIGLASLMILPEKVSMNAISLIIAALAAGFIPSWLAVRKTIIDAIWGE
- a CDS encoding ABC transporter permease: MISVRWRKVLRDMWLNKSRTLLVVLAIAIGIFGAGSVLAGYAILTQEIDANFLATNPASIILYTDNADEKLAEHVEKLNGVADAQARRVVMARLLVGQDDWRRLLLSVIHDFDDLRVSTFKLERGTWPPADREILIERSALPLINKNIGDIVVIQTQNNGKDHDLRISGIVHDPGQSPGWVDNVAYGYITINTLEWLGETRSLNELTIVAKNTKDASNIALQVKDDLEDRGYNVSLVEIPNAGKHPQAGQMDSLLFLLEAFGILALILSSILVTSTISALLAQQIRQIGVMKVIGARTYQIAGLYFGTVLLLGIAGLVIGIPAGIWAGRGFAAFTAKVLNFNITSNYIPYWVYAVQIFVGLSVPLLAAAFPVYRGSRITVKQAISDYGTGYGQFGTNRIDKLISGIRGIGRPLLVSLRNAFRQRSRMLLTIGILAVGGATFMSAINVGASWTNTIDIAMAARHDDIEVKFSQPYPAEYVEKTVRAVPGVSSVESWVQTVAVRKLSDDTDDTSIIFTLNGVPPDTDMISFPVIEGRWLRLDDTNALVINHELLEAQGIKVGDRIRFKTGNKEMEWTVVGAVRELGARRRGQNIAASAYVNLDYLSHITGMKDKTADIRIKTDRHSDASLKAMTRQLEEQFDDASLDRISVSPSTERLQVLKDHLVVIQVFLLLMAALVAAVGGLALASTMGINVMERAREFGIMRAIGACSDDVLQIVVVEGIVISVLSWLAAIMISRPLSVIIGNFAGNIFIHTDLEHVFPPIAVALWLILVIFIGTFASAYPAWRETRLPVQQVLAYG
- a CDS encoding ABC transporter ATP-binding protein, with translation MHGENLIRLKKVTKTHEGAGGAFHALREVDLQVMPGEFVAVIGKSGSGKSTLLNMLGGIDSPTSGEIWIGDTQVHTLDQDQLAKWRGHNVGFVFQFFQLLPTLTILENVMLPMDFSNAIPARERMGRAFGLLELVGIREQADKMPSLLSGGQQQRAAIARALANDPALLLADEPTGNLDSRTAEAILLLFKGLSASGKTIVMVTHERDITPWVSSVIKLADGRVVNGSDTL
- a CDS encoding DUF1724 domain-containing protein, with translation MKVYELFTELSSEKRLGILQTLDEKPMTFTGLIKKVDINSTEATRQLSRLAQTRLIEKKGDGNYYNTLFGKLVISSIQDLAFISEKSGYFLEHDTSYIPLHLLRQIDALSKGEIVTGVYNILNTHEKLSEGVKGYFWNMSDDFPRHHLPNVEKALEQGMEIRVIFPKNLIPTLKLGEKIREKIQFRALDDVKLSVMTTNRFSMLKLPGPDGKIDHNTAIFGHDERFREWCENLFQYYWETKCYP